One window from the genome of Pyxicephalus adspersus chromosome 6, UCB_Pads_2.0, whole genome shotgun sequence encodes:
- the ZNF131 gene encoding zinc finger protein 131 isoform X2 — MEAEETMGCIQEFPDHYKVMMDRLNEQREHDQFTDITLIVDGHQFKAHKAVLAACSHFFYKFFQDYTEEPLVEIEGVSNVAFRHLIEFTYTAKLMLQGEEEASDIYKAAEYLQMHEAIKALEIRNKETVLIEGKPHEDENLKKWKFEDATGILTEAMPTAEGEPVEIEVEIAEGTIELEDNMETLEAVASSDQTVKYIQATATSDDSALALLADITSKYRQGERKRPLQDDGATENDAGKQEHMKMHTADNYKCEICNKTYVREVAWKQHLTCYHMEESGAAKRPKPGKKIHVCQYCDKQFDHFGHFKEHLRKHTGEKPFECPNCHEHFARNSTLKCHLSACQYGVGAKKGRKKLYECQVCNSVFNCWDQFKDHLVLHTGDKPNHCTLCDLWFMQGSELRKHLREVHNISERIVTEVMLPSETTEIESVPSMTFVEQVEQVHMVPVDQVIQVQVDPPQLTVGQLHQELLEVNQVKGAHLLDLQTQVHMGHIEVEHLQIDPGTEVHVEEVHVNQIHMEEVEAELLDESNIHHIEHTIEEQTCQAEETELHQIVHTGAENLQIRQMEITHIEAAAE; from the exons ATGGAAGCTGAAGAAACGATGGGCTGCATCCAGGAATTTCCAGATCACTATAAAGTAATGATGGACAGGTTAAATGAACAGCGGGAACATGACCAGTTTACTGACATCACTCTGATTGTGGATG GGCACCAGTTCAAAGCCCACAAAGCCGTCCTCGCTGCCTGCAGCCATTTTTTCTACAAGTTTTTCCAGGATTACACTGAAGAACCCTTGGTGGAAATTGAAG GTGTGAGCAATGTAGCATTCAGACATCTAATAGAATTTACATATACAGCAAAACTGATGTTACAAGGTGAAGAGGAGGCCAGCGACATCTACAAAGCAGCTGAATATTTACAGATGCACGAGGCAATCAAAGCACTTGAGATCAG gaacaaGGAGACAGTTTTAATTGAGGGGAAACCCCATGAAGatgaaaaccttaaaaaatggAAGTTTGAGGATGCTACTGGCATCCTTACTGAGGCCATGCCAACTGCAGAGGGAGAACCGGTGGAGATTGAAGTTGAAATAGCAGAAGGAACAATTGAATTAGAGGATAACATGGAAACTTTGGAAGCGGTGGCCTCGTCTGACCAAACTGTCAAATACATCCAGGCTACAGCCACATCGGATGACTCTGCTCTGGCCCTCCTGGCAGACATTACAAGCAAGTACCGCCAGGGAGAGCGAAAAAGGCCGCTTCAGGATGATGGTGCCACTGAAAATGATGCTGGCAAACAG GAACACATGAAAATGCACACGGCTGACAATTATAAGTGTGAAATATGCAATAAAACCTACGTCCGGGAGGTTGCCTGGAAGCAGCACCTAACCTGCTACCATATGGAGGAAAGCGGGGCAGCCAAGAGGCCAAAGCCTGGCAAAAAAATCCATGTTTGCCAGTACTGCGATAAACAGTTTGATCATTTTGGCCATTTTAAGGAGCATCTACGGAAACATACAG GAGAAAAACCATTTGAATGTCCAAACTGTCATGAGCATTTTGCAAGGAACAGTACTCTGAAATGTCACTTGTCAGCTTGCCAGTATGGAGTGGGAGCtaagaagggaaggaagaagcTGTATGAATGTCAA gtTTGCAACAGTGTCTTCAATTGTTGGGACCAGTTTAAAGACCACCTGGTTCTACACACAGGAGACAAACCTAATCACTGTACACTGTGCGATTTGTGGTTTATGCAAGGCAGCGAGCTGAGGAAACACCTTCGCGAAGTACACAACATCTCGGAAAGAATAGTGACGGAGGTGATGCTTCCTTCTGAAACAACAGAAATAGAATCTGTGCCTTCAATGACCTTTGTGGAGCAGGTGGAACAAGTCCATATGGTGCCTGTAGATCAAGTTATCCAAGTACAAGTAGATCCTCCACAGCTGACGGTAGGCCAGTTGCACCAAGAACTCCTCGAAGTTAATCAAGTGAAAGGCGCTCATTTACTGGATCTACAAACACAGGTACACATGGGCCACATAGAGGTGGAACATCTTCAGATTGATCCTGGTACAGAAGTTCATGTTGAGGAAGTACATGTAAACCAGATACACATGGAGGAAGTTGAGGCTGAACTTCTAGATGAATCCAACATTCATCACATTGAACATACTATTGAAGAACAGACCTGCCAAGCAGAGGAAACAGAACTTCATCAAATTGTCCACACAGGAGCTGAGAACTTACAAATCAGGCAGATGGAAATAACACACATTGAAGCTGCTGCTGAGtag
- the ZNF131 gene encoding zinc finger protein 131 isoform X1: protein MEAEETMGCIQEFPDHYKVMMDRLNEQREHDQFTDITLIVDGHQFKAHKAVLAACSHFFYKFFQDYTEEPLVEIEGVSNVAFRHLIEFTYTAKLMLQGEEEASDIYKAAEYLQMHEAIKALEIRNKETVLIEGKPHEDENLKKWKFEDATGILTEAMPTAEGEPVEIEVEIAEGTIELEDNMETLEAVASSDQTVKYIQATATSDDSALALLADITSKYRQGERKRPLQDDGATENDAGKQVEGIDIMELHLSHVNNMFHCQKCNRSFKLFYHFKEHMKMHTADNYKCEICNKTYVREVAWKQHLTCYHMEESGAAKRPKPGKKIHVCQYCDKQFDHFGHFKEHLRKHTGEKPFECPNCHEHFARNSTLKCHLSACQYGVGAKKGRKKLYECQVCNSVFNCWDQFKDHLVLHTGDKPNHCTLCDLWFMQGSELRKHLREVHNISERIVTEVMLPSETTEIESVPSMTFVEQVEQVHMVPVDQVIQVQVDPPQLTVGQLHQELLEVNQVKGAHLLDLQTQVHMGHIEVEHLQIDPGTEVHVEEVHVNQIHMEEVEAELLDESNIHHIEHTIEEQTCQAEETELHQIVHTGAENLQIRQMEITHIEAAAE from the exons ATGGAAGCTGAAGAAACGATGGGCTGCATCCAGGAATTTCCAGATCACTATAAAGTAATGATGGACAGGTTAAATGAACAGCGGGAACATGACCAGTTTACTGACATCACTCTGATTGTGGATG GGCACCAGTTCAAAGCCCACAAAGCCGTCCTCGCTGCCTGCAGCCATTTTTTCTACAAGTTTTTCCAGGATTACACTGAAGAACCCTTGGTGGAAATTGAAG GTGTGAGCAATGTAGCATTCAGACATCTAATAGAATTTACATATACAGCAAAACTGATGTTACAAGGTGAAGAGGAGGCCAGCGACATCTACAAAGCAGCTGAATATTTACAGATGCACGAGGCAATCAAAGCACTTGAGATCAG gaacaaGGAGACAGTTTTAATTGAGGGGAAACCCCATGAAGatgaaaaccttaaaaaatggAAGTTTGAGGATGCTACTGGCATCCTTACTGAGGCCATGCCAACTGCAGAGGGAGAACCGGTGGAGATTGAAGTTGAAATAGCAGAAGGAACAATTGAATTAGAGGATAACATGGAAACTTTGGAAGCGGTGGCCTCGTCTGACCAAACTGTCAAATACATCCAGGCTACAGCCACATCGGATGACTCTGCTCTGGCCCTCCTGGCAGACATTACAAGCAAGTACCGCCAGGGAGAGCGAAAAAGGCCGCTTCAGGATGATGGTGCCACTGAAAATGATGCTGGCAAACAGGTAGAAGGCATTGACATTATGGAACTTCATCTATCACATGTCAACAACATGTTCCATTGTCAGAAATGTAATCgctcatttaaattgttttaccaTTTCAAGGAACACATGAAAATGCACACGGCTGACAATTATAAGTGTGAAATATGCAATAAAACCTACGTCCGGGAGGTTGCCTGGAAGCAGCACCTAACCTGCTACCATATGGAGGAAAGCGGGGCAGCCAAGAGGCCAAAGCCTGGCAAAAAAATCCATGTTTGCCAGTACTGCGATAAACAGTTTGATCATTTTGGCCATTTTAAGGAGCATCTACGGAAACATACAG GAGAAAAACCATTTGAATGTCCAAACTGTCATGAGCATTTTGCAAGGAACAGTACTCTGAAATGTCACTTGTCAGCTTGCCAGTATGGAGTGGGAGCtaagaagggaaggaagaagcTGTATGAATGTCAA gtTTGCAACAGTGTCTTCAATTGTTGGGACCAGTTTAAAGACCACCTGGTTCTACACACAGGAGACAAACCTAATCACTGTACACTGTGCGATTTGTGGTTTATGCAAGGCAGCGAGCTGAGGAAACACCTTCGCGAAGTACACAACATCTCGGAAAGAATAGTGACGGAGGTGATGCTTCCTTCTGAAACAACAGAAATAGAATCTGTGCCTTCAATGACCTTTGTGGAGCAGGTGGAACAAGTCCATATGGTGCCTGTAGATCAAGTTATCCAAGTACAAGTAGATCCTCCACAGCTGACGGTAGGCCAGTTGCACCAAGAACTCCTCGAAGTTAATCAAGTGAAAGGCGCTCATTTACTGGATCTACAAACACAGGTACACATGGGCCACATAGAGGTGGAACATCTTCAGATTGATCCTGGTACAGAAGTTCATGTTGAGGAAGTACATGTAAACCAGATACACATGGAGGAAGTTGAGGCTGAACTTCTAGATGAATCCAACATTCATCACATTGAACATACTATTGAAGAACAGACCTGCCAAGCAGAGGAAACAGAACTTCATCAAATTGTCCACACAGGAGCTGAGAACTTACAAATCAGGCAGATGGAAATAACACACATTGAAGCTGCTGCTGAGtag